From a single Saimiri boliviensis isolate mSaiBol1 chromosome 7, mSaiBol1.pri, whole genome shotgun sequence genomic region:
- the LOC101032960 gene encoding disintegrin and metalloproteinase domain-containing protein 1a-like: MSLGAVLKDFANILLSLWKNQVALEEAKIKFQTWAPQKWNLRLGLVQGPSCIRLEILMLLVIFVPSIYCHLGSVYYTFYEIIIPKRLTVQGGNSPVKGLSYLLFMEGQKHLVHLKVKRSHFVNNFPVYSYHNDVLGQESPFISHDCHYEGYIEGVSGSFVSVNTCAGLRGILIKEEKSYSIEPMESSRRFEHVLYTTAHQARVSCGVAHTDSPVVSTSWQQGSKKPHDLQALSYLWSHPKYVEMFVVVNNQRFQMWGSNVNETVQRVVDVIALANSFTRGINTEVVLAGMEIWTERELIEVAVDLQVTLRNFNRWRQEMLFHRAKHDVAHMIVGHHPGQNTGQAFLSGACSSGFAAAVESFHHEDVLLFAALMVHELGHNLGIQHDHSACFCKDKHFCLMHENITKESGFSNCSSDYFYQFLREQKGTCLFNKPRPRARKRRDSTCGNGVVEDTEQCDCGSACHLDPCCDPTCTLKENAECGHGLCCLDCTFRRKGFLCRPTQDECDLPEYCDGSSAECPADSYKQDGTLCDRIHYCSGGQCKNPDKQCMNIYGYPARSAPEDCYISMNTRGDRFGNCGRPTEDQQKYVTCSSDNVFCGKLVCTGVESLPRLQAQHTMIQVPHDDDWCWSMDAHNITDIPDDGDVHVGTSCAPNKVCTDHSCVHHSVLLYDCRPEESCHGKGVCNNLRHCHCEFGFAPPDCKNPGNGGSVDSGPPEIQVTDNNASGHESHARGQPAGQDIDYKVAVALVPLFLLILLCTLLTMSYLCSEVQTAVAEVEESSTETTLESELTSEDMVPIAEEILPAGEEAPPPEKETLPPGEAFPPAEAPPPAEAPPPSEAPPPAEAPPPAEAPPPAEAPPPAEAPPPAEAPPPAEAPPPAEAPPAEAAPPAEAPTAEAAPPAEAPPAPEPAPPPEAAPPPEAAPPPEAAPPPQAPPAQ; the protein is encoded by the coding sequence ATGTCACTGGGGGCAGTATTAAAAGACTTTGCTAACATCCTGCTTTCTCTATGGAAAAACCAAGTGGCCTTGGAAGAGGCTAAGATAAAGTTTCAGACTTGGGCTCCACAGAAGTGGAACTTGAGGCTGGGTCTAGTACAAGGACCTTCATGTATCAGGTTAGAGATTTTGATGCTTTTGGTAATTTTTGTACCAAGCATATATTGTCACCTGGGATCAGTCTATTATACTTTCTATGAAATAATTATTCCAAAGAGGCTGACAGTCCAGGGAGGAAACAGCCCAGTAAAAGGACTGTCTTACTTATTATTTATGGAAGGCCAGAAGCACCTGGTTCACCTGAAGGTGAAGAGAAGCCATTTTGTGAATAACTTTCCAGTCTACAGTTACCACAACGACGTCCTAGGGCAAGAATCACCTTTCATCTCCCATGACTGCCACTATGAAGGCTACATAGAAGGAGTGTCAGGTTCTTTTGTTTCTGTCAACACCTGTGCAGGTCTCAGGGGCATCTTGATCAAGGAGGAAAAATCTTACAGCATTGAGCCCATGGAGTCTTCAAGACGGTTTGAACACGTGTTATACACCACGGCACATCAAGCGCGCGTGTCCTGCGGTGTCGCTCACACCGACAGCCCTGTGGTGTCCACTAGTTGGCAACAAGGGAGCAAGAAGCCTCATGATCTACAGGCGCTGTCCTACTTGTGGTCACACCCCAAGTATGTGGAAATGTTTGTTGTGGTCAACAACCAGCGGTTCCAGATGTGGGGCAGTAACGTCAATGAGACGGTCCAGAGAGTAGTGGATGTCATTGCTCTGGCCAACAGCTTCACCAGGGGAATAAACACAGAGGTGGTGCTGGCTGGAATGGAGATCTGGACCGAGAGGGAACTAATAGAGGTCGCAGTGGACTTGCAGGTCACACTCAGGAATTTCAATCgctggagacaagagatgctctTCCATCGTGCGAAGCATGACGTTGCCCACATGATCGTTGGGCATCATCCTGGACAGAATACGGGCCAGGCCTTTCTCAGTGGTGCCTGCTCAAGCGGTTTTGCGGCAGCTGTTGAATCCTTCCATCATGAAGATGTGCTGTTGTTTGCAGCCCTCATGGTCCATGAGCTCGGCCACAACCTGGGTATTCAGCACGACCACTCGGCCTGCTTTTGTAAAGATAAGCACTTTTGCCTCATGCATGAAAACATCACAAAAGAAAGTGGCTTCAGCAACTGCAGTTCTGACTACTTCTACCAGTTCCTTCGAGAACAAAAAGGGACCTGCCTATTTAACAAGCCAAGGCCCAGGGCCCGCAAGCGTAGGGATTCCACCTGTGGAAATGGCGTGGTGGAGGACACGGAGCAGTGTGACTGTGGTTCTGCCTGTCACCTCGACCCATGCTGTGATCCCACATGCACTCTGAAGGAGAATGCTGAGTGCGGCCATGGCCTCTGCTGCCTGGACTGTACTTTCAGAAGGAAGGGGTTTTTATGTCGTCCTACTCAGGATGAGTGTGACCTCCCAGAATATTGTGATGGGAGCTCTGCAGAATGCCCTGCAGACAGCTACAAGCAAGATGGCACGCTGTGTGATAGAATTCACTATTGCTCTGGGGGTCAGTGTAAGAACCCCGATAAGCAATGCATGAATATATATGGGTACCCTGCAAGATCTGCCCCGGAAGACTGTTACATTTCAATGAATACCAGAGGAGACCGGTTTGGAAACTGTGGCCGTCCCACTGAGGATCAGCAAAAGTATGTTACATGTTCAAGTGATAATGTATTTTGTGGGAAACTCGTATGTACAGGTGTCGAATCCTTACCCCGACTCCAAGCTCAACATACCATGATCCAGGTCCCTCATGACGATGACTGGTGCTGGAGCATGGATGCCCATAACATTACGGATATCCCTGATGATGGAGATGTGCACGTCGGCACTTCTTGCGCCCCAAACAAAGTCTGCACGGATCACTCCTGCGTTCATCACTCTGTACTCCTGTATGACTGCAGACCAGAGGAATCGTGTCATGGGAAAGGAGTTTGCAACAATTTAAGGCACTGCCATTGTGAGTTTGGTTTTGCTCCTCCTGACTGTAAAAATCCAGGAAATGGAGGTAGTGTGGACAGTGGCCCTCCGGAAATTCAAGTTACCGACAACAATGCAAGTGGTCATGAAAGTCATGCTCGTGGTCAACCTGCAGGACAAGACATAGACTATAAAGTGGCAGTGGCACTAGTCCCCTTGTTTCTTCTAATCTTATTGTGCACTCTACTTACAATGTCCTACCTCTGCTCTGAAGTGCAGACAGCAGTGGCTGAAGTAGAGGAGTCATCAACGGAGACAACATTGGAATCAGAGCTGACTTCAGAAGATATGGTCCCAATAGCAGAGGAAATCCTACCAGCAGGTGAGGAGGCCCCACCACCAGAAAAGGAGACTCTACCACCTGGAGAAGCCTTTCCACCAGCAGAGGCCCCACCACCAGCAGAGGCTCCACCACCATCAGAGGCCCCGCCACCAGCAGAGGCCCCGCCACCAGCAGAGGCCCCACCACCAGCAGAGGCCCCGCCACCAGCAGAGGCCCCGCCACCAGCTGAGGCCCCGCCACCAGCAGAGGCACCGCCACCAGCAGAGGCCCCACCAGCAGAGGCTGCCCCACCAGCAGAGGCCCCAACAGCAGAGGCTGCCCCACCAGCAGAGGCTCCCCCAGCACCAGAGCCTGCCCCCCCACCAGAGGCTGCCCCCCCACCAGAGGCTGCCCCCCCACCAGAAGCTGCCCCCCCACCACAGGCGCCACCAGCACAGTAG